One window of Aphelocoma coerulescens isolate FSJ_1873_10779 chromosome 17, UR_Acoe_1.0, whole genome shotgun sequence genomic DNA carries:
- the PIERCE1 gene encoding piercer of microtubule wall 1 protein isoform X1 — protein sequence MLRARRRARTRRTRRRRRRRRRRKVSGAFRFLRDGPRPPRGGCAAVAPRPPRFVAGQRSVPASPAAPPWPAPSRRQPPAHPRFRTANQSYGSRAPTVHELPNSFNILSHKFSDHLGKIGMVRNHGLNTSLEKSHCTGPDTFITAYEHRDFHPSYNASGPSHCRDQPL from the exons ATGCTCCGAGCCCGCCGCAGGGCacggacgaggaggacgaggaggaggaggaggaggaggagacggcGGAAGGTCAGCGGCGCTTTCCGCTTCCTGCGGGACGGGCCGCGCCCTCCCCGGGGCGGTTGCGCTGCGGTCGCTCCCCGCCCTCCGCGTTTCGTCGCCGGGCAACGCTCCGTCCCCGCGTCCCCGGCGGCTCCGCCATGGCCGGCCCCGAGCAGGAG GCAGCCGCCGGCTCACCCCCGGTTCCGGACCGCCAACCAGAGCTACGGCAGCAGGGCCCCCACGGTGCACGAGCTGCCG AACTCCTTCAACATCCTCTCGCACAAGTTTTCGGATCATCTGGGCAAGATTGGCATGGTCAGGAACCACGGCCTGAACACGTCCCTGGAGAAGAGCCACTGCACCGGCCCCGACACGTTCATCACCGCCTACGAGCACCGGGACTTCCACCCCAGCTACAACGCCAGCGGCCCCTCGCACTGCAGGGACCAGCCGCTGTAG
- the PPP1R26 gene encoding protein phosphatase 1 regulatory subunit 26 isoform X2, with amino-acid sequence MFLMDAPPLVALQTKWESFGPARNCRYPVCFPESDGNITRTSVSAKVQMIINNLQSQEPALGMNNECGCVMQKKQKAEKGTSTRVTSSTTLLRKHPQYTRCGCPEDSDDTDVEENVEFGTLLLDSDSDDSVDRGIEEAIQEYLKTKSKSAQSLPRNAERTENVSRDKRFKREFSQNKVASNLLPVKFKAEMLSEEYLSDHLGIGKRLQPASPQSISSDDSFEQSIQAEIVQFLNEKKQQEISKCVTQEDKKDSRVRSVLKCNKEATTRTNCGAIKQGCSALLLRHHPKLQKSGAQSKCLQSKIQAEPGDFSQVNQAYLEMATASQPWLVEQNEGSGAHYWEPREALIKESIHTSDSSSDDGIEEAIQLYQLEKIRKEAGHAANCVPLQREQFDPKGMADISASLTISSTKSASPEIHKNPISNKRKEINSKSTGLESTSNDFNKLFKPLKKARHFALPENKIAACELTLQASCRADTSAELMCAEAILDISKTIMPSQMGSDNKSLTADSFFSPQLLSSSRCESDSSLVDSDDSIEQEIRTFLALKAQSENLGTKPPSLSHSIQMPLPSDPNNLTGTLEPSLPKTLKLSLSRKRRLKREGRAAKQGASKAPEQLETGLFQAGNYSKFPVLQEERALSSPAELRDAQSSKDPRQQQLMSPKLSGSDGSRCVALDSVNPFLQVQSSTRKPIKNPTQTPEREGSGDESSSLDSDEDLDSAIKDLLRSKRKLKKKSKDQKAQCKKKVRFSETETRLLDEFSNLQQNEWKCKNPSLLKSCLSKPRKAVRENAVRNPPDNIRLPNDKPETMKNLEFNLQLKKGNKPKPVSNQRGAKNRKCAFPAVSDTSDSSSVDSDDSIEQEIRRFLAEKAKDSASNSEMQKGDASLDLFRATKQTGNKGKAKQQPVENEIDLVLGQSKKTEVAQQTEEVKNSQRTEGKSAMLAGSRKCASSAESVPTTGQSKAKQGLGGVKGGAAGELPGNATGKRNVRNTEPPKTSRNEGCKVRKVMNAKPRSKRKNTFQLKISSKFIAGLKYARDRKKSMLLNKKQKAECLLTQSSALGMEAASQDAGVLNPLAKE; translated from the exons ATGTTCCTTATGGATGCTCCTCCTCTGGTAGCTCTTCAGACAAAATGGGAGTCCTTTGGACCAGCAAGGAATTGTAGATACCCCGTTTGCTTCCCTGAATCTGACGGCAACATCACCAGAACCTCTGTGAGCGCCAAAGTTCAGATGATCATAAACAACCTGCAAAGCCAAGAGCCTGCCCTGGGTATGAACAATGAGTGTGGCTGTGTTatgcagaagaaacagaaggcagaaaaaggcACCAGTACCAGGGTCACATCCAGCACCACGTTGCTGCGGAAGCATCCTCAGTATACCCGGTGTGGGTGCCCTGAGGATTCCGATGACACCGATGTGGAGGAGAATGTGGAATTTGGGACTCTCCTGCTCGATTCTGACAGCGACGATTCTGTGGACCGAGGTATAGAGGAAGCCATCCAAGAGtacttgaaaacaaaaagcaaaagtgCCCAGTCATTACCAAGGAATGCAGAGCGTACTGAGAATGTGAGCAGAGACAAAAGGTTTAAGAGAGAATTCTCCCAGAACAAAGTGGCCAGTAACCTCCTCCCCGTGAAGTTTAAAGCTGAGATGCTCTCTGAAGAGTACCTGTCTGACCACCTGGGAATTGGGAAAAGGCTCCAGCCTGCTTCCCCTCAGAGCATCAGCAGCGATGACTCCTTCGAACAGAGCATACAAGCTGAAATAGTGCAGTTCTTGAATGAGAAGAAGCAGCAAGAAATTAGTAAATGTGTTACTCAGGAGGATAAAAAAGATTCCCGTGTGAGATCTGTCCTGAAATGCAACAAAGAAGCAACGACCAGAACGAACTGTGGTGCTATAAAACAAGGTTGTAGCGCACTGCTCCTGAGGCACCATCCCAAGCTGCAGAAATCCGGTGCCCAGTCCAAGTGTTTGCAGTCAAAAATCCAAGCAGAGCCCGGTGATTTCAGCCAGGTGAACCAAGCATATCTAGAAATGGCCACTGCCAGCCAGCCCTGGCTCGTGGAGCAGAATGAGGGAAGTGGAGCTCATTACTGGGAGCCAAGGGAAGCACTTATCAAGGAGAGCATACACACATCTGACTCGAGCAGTGATGATGGCATTGAAGAAGCCATTCAGCTTTACCAGCTGGAGAAAATCAGGAAAGAGGCAGGTCATGCAGCAAACTGTGTCCCTCTGCAGAGGGAGCAATTTGATCCAAAGGGTATGGCAGACATTTCTGCCAGCCTGACAATTAGCTCCACAAAAAGTGCCTCACCAGAAATCCATAAAAACCCTATAAGcaacaagagaaaagaaattaattccaaGTCAACAGGATTAGAAAGCACCAGCAATGACTTTAATAAGCTGTTTAAACCACTGAAAAAAGCCAGACATTTTGCACTTCCAGAAAACAAGATTGCTGCTTGTGAGCTCACACTGCAGGCCTCTTGCAGAGCAGACACATCTGCAGAACTCATGTGTGCAGAAGCTATCCTGGATATTTCCAAAACGATCATGCCATCCCAAATGGGAAGTGACAACAAATCCCTCACTGCAGACTCCTTCTTTTCTCCCCAGCTTCTCTCGTCCTCCCGTTGTGAAAGTGACAGCAGCCTTGTGGACAGTGATGACAGCATAGAGCAAGAAATCAGGACTTTCTTGGCTCTGAAAGCACAGTCAGAAAACCTTGGAACAAAACCTCCCAGCCTGTCACACTCCATCCAGATGCCTTTGCCTTCTGATCCAAACAACCTCACCGGGACCCTTGAGCCTTCTCTGCCCAAAACACTGAAATTATCTCTGAGTCGGAAAAGGAGACTTAAAAGGGAAGGCAGAGCAGCAAAACAAGGGGCATCAAAAGCACCTGAACAGCTGGAGACAGGACTTTTCCAGGCAGGTAACTATTCCAAATTCCCTGTGCTCCAAGAGGAGCGCGCCCTGAGCAGCCCCGCAGAACTCCGGGATGCTCAGAGTAGTAAAGACccgaggcagcagcagctgatgtCTCCCAAATTGTCTGGCTCTGATGGCAGCAGATGTGTGGCCTTGGACTCTGTAAACCCTTTTCTGCAGGTTCAGAGTAGCACAAGAAAACctataaaaaaccccacccaaaccccaGAGAGGGAGGGGTCGGGTGATGAGAGCAGCTCTCTGGACAGTGATGAGGACCTGGATAGTGCTATCAAGGACCTGTTACGGTCTAAAAGGAAGTTAAAGAAGAAATCCAAGGACCAGAAAGCTCAGTGCAAGAAGAAAGTCAGATTCAGTGAGACAGAAACTCGGCTGCTGGATGAGTTCAGTAACCTCCAACAAAACGAGTGGAAATGTAAAAATCCCTCACTGCTGAAAAGCTGCCTCTCAAAACCAAGGAAAGCTGTGAGGGAGAATGCAGTCAGGAACCCTCCAGACAACATCAGACTTCCCAATGACAAGCCAGAAACCATGAAAAACCTGGAGTTTAACTTACAGCTTAAAAAAGGCAATAAACCTAAACCAGTTTCAAACCAGCGGGGGgctaaaaatagaaaatgtgcTTTCCCAGCTGTGTCGGACACCAGTGACAGCAGCTCAGTGGACAGTGATGACAGCATCGAGCAAGAAATCAGAAGGTTTTTGGCAGAAAAGGCTAAAGACTCTGCAAGCAATTCAGAGATGCAAAAAGGTGATGCAAGTCTGGACCTATTTAGAGCGACCAAACAAACTGGTaataaaggaaaagcaaagcagcagccGGTGGAAAATGAGATCGACCTCGTGCTGGGTCAGAGTAAAAAGACTGAGGTAGCTCAGCAAACTGAGGAGGTGAAAAACTCTCAGAGAACAGAAGGGAAAAGTGCAATGTTAGCTGGCAGCAGGAAATGTGCTTCCTCTGCAGAGAGTGTTCCTACTACTGGTCAGTCAAAAGCTAAGCAAGGACTGGGGGGGGTCAAAggtggtgctgctggggagTTACCTGGGAATGCAACAGGGAAAAGGAATGTCCGTAAcacagagccccccaaaaccagcagaaatGAAGGGTGTAAAGTGAGAAAAGTCATGAATGCAAAGCCCAGATCTAAAAGGAAGAATACCTTCCAACTAAAAATCTCAAGTAAATTTATTGCAGGTCTCAAATATGCCCGGGACAGGAAGAAATCGATGCTTTtgaacaaaaagcagaaagcagagtGTTTGCTCACCCAGAGCAGTGCCTTGGGAATGGAGGCAGCTTCCCAGGACGCAGGTGTACTTAACCCCTTGGCAAAAG AGTGa
- the PPP1R26 gene encoding protein phosphatase 1 regulatory subunit 26 isoform X1, with product MFLMDAPPLVALQTKWESFGPARNCRYPVCFPESDGNITRTSVSAKVQMIINNLQSQEPALGMNNECGCVMQKKQKAEKGTSTRVTSSTTLLRKHPQYTRCGCPEDSDDTDVEENVEFGTLLLDSDSDDSVDRGIEEAIQEYLKTKSKSAQSLPRNAERTENVSRDKRFKREFSQNKVASNLLPVKFKAEMLSEEYLSDHLGIGKRLQPASPQSISSDDSFEQSIQAEIVQFLNEKKQQEISKCVTQEDKKDSRVRSVLKCNKEATTRTNCGAIKQGCSALLLRHHPKLQKSGAQSKCLQSKIQAEPGDFSQVNQAYLEMATASQPWLVEQNEGSGAHYWEPREALIKESIHTSDSSSDDGIEEAIQLYQLEKIRKEAGHAANCVPLQREQFDPKGMADISASLTISSTKSASPEIHKNPISNKRKEINSKSTGLESTSNDFNKLFKPLKKARHFALPENKIAACELTLQASCRADTSAELMCAEAILDISKTIMPSQMGSDNKSLTADSFFSPQLLSSSRCESDSSLVDSDDSIEQEIRTFLALKAQSENLGTKPPSLSHSIQMPLPSDPNNLTGTLEPSLPKTLKLSLSRKRRLKREGRAAKQGASKAPEQLETGLFQAGNYSKFPVLQEERALSSPAELRDAQSSKDPRQQQLMSPKLSGSDGSRCVALDSVNPFLQVQSSTRKPIKNPTQTPEREGSGDESSSLDSDEDLDSAIKDLLRSKRKLKKKSKDQKAQCKKKVRFSETETRLLDEFSNLQQNEWKCKNPSLLKSCLSKPRKAVRENAVRNPPDNIRLPNDKPETMKNLEFNLQLKKGNKPKPVSNQRGAKNRKCAFPAVSDTSDSSSVDSDDSIEQEIRRFLAEKAKDSASNSEMQKGDASLDLFRATKQTGNKGKAKQQPVENEIDLVLGQSKKTEVAQQTEEVKNSQRTEGKSAMLAGSRKCASSAESVPTTGQSKAKQGLGGVKGGAAGELPGNATGKRNVRNTEPPKTSRNEGCKVRKVMNAKPRSKRKNTFQLKISSKFIAGLKYARDRKKSMLLNKKQKAECLLTQSSALGMEAASQDAGVLNPLAKGEFSGEITPAIKAPSSSQKLTVGGASPHVAETCAGAEAAPVCLKVAAEGCRKADTPGHQSHSSLPSQEPSVAAGKADKVCRGTSRAENSQLWIEEGGIHKGSWADSTVHPPHPECSVGKADKVSRDLAQQSAQVCSKGGNNQLDKRPDPSLACPRQEFNVTAAAVDNSGGACAENSVQMCVKEEKADRQEESQVTSSKMEGKIPVLQNSEAASEVHQGQEFLTKTCSKFTDLPAGDCPGSLMEKKVSNIVISAAAPSPFGYPEPPASR from the exons ATGTTCCTTATGGATGCTCCTCCTCTGGTAGCTCTTCAGACAAAATGGGAGTCCTTTGGACCAGCAAGGAATTGTAGATACCCCGTTTGCTTCCCTGAATCTGACGGCAACATCACCAGAACCTCTGTGAGCGCCAAAGTTCAGATGATCATAAACAACCTGCAAAGCCAAGAGCCTGCCCTGGGTATGAACAATGAGTGTGGCTGTGTTatgcagaagaaacagaaggcagaaaaaggcACCAGTACCAGGGTCACATCCAGCACCACGTTGCTGCGGAAGCATCCTCAGTATACCCGGTGTGGGTGCCCTGAGGATTCCGATGACACCGATGTGGAGGAGAATGTGGAATTTGGGACTCTCCTGCTCGATTCTGACAGCGACGATTCTGTGGACCGAGGTATAGAGGAAGCCATCCAAGAGtacttgaaaacaaaaagcaaaagtgCCCAGTCATTACCAAGGAATGCAGAGCGTACTGAGAATGTGAGCAGAGACAAAAGGTTTAAGAGAGAATTCTCCCAGAACAAAGTGGCCAGTAACCTCCTCCCCGTGAAGTTTAAAGCTGAGATGCTCTCTGAAGAGTACCTGTCTGACCACCTGGGAATTGGGAAAAGGCTCCAGCCTGCTTCCCCTCAGAGCATCAGCAGCGATGACTCCTTCGAACAGAGCATACAAGCTGAAATAGTGCAGTTCTTGAATGAGAAGAAGCAGCAAGAAATTAGTAAATGTGTTACTCAGGAGGATAAAAAAGATTCCCGTGTGAGATCTGTCCTGAAATGCAACAAAGAAGCAACGACCAGAACGAACTGTGGTGCTATAAAACAAGGTTGTAGCGCACTGCTCCTGAGGCACCATCCCAAGCTGCAGAAATCCGGTGCCCAGTCCAAGTGTTTGCAGTCAAAAATCCAAGCAGAGCCCGGTGATTTCAGCCAGGTGAACCAAGCATATCTAGAAATGGCCACTGCCAGCCAGCCCTGGCTCGTGGAGCAGAATGAGGGAAGTGGAGCTCATTACTGGGAGCCAAGGGAAGCACTTATCAAGGAGAGCATACACACATCTGACTCGAGCAGTGATGATGGCATTGAAGAAGCCATTCAGCTTTACCAGCTGGAGAAAATCAGGAAAGAGGCAGGTCATGCAGCAAACTGTGTCCCTCTGCAGAGGGAGCAATTTGATCCAAAGGGTATGGCAGACATTTCTGCCAGCCTGACAATTAGCTCCACAAAAAGTGCCTCACCAGAAATCCATAAAAACCCTATAAGcaacaagagaaaagaaattaattccaaGTCAACAGGATTAGAAAGCACCAGCAATGACTTTAATAAGCTGTTTAAACCACTGAAAAAAGCCAGACATTTTGCACTTCCAGAAAACAAGATTGCTGCTTGTGAGCTCACACTGCAGGCCTCTTGCAGAGCAGACACATCTGCAGAACTCATGTGTGCAGAAGCTATCCTGGATATTTCCAAAACGATCATGCCATCCCAAATGGGAAGTGACAACAAATCCCTCACTGCAGACTCCTTCTTTTCTCCCCAGCTTCTCTCGTCCTCCCGTTGTGAAAGTGACAGCAGCCTTGTGGACAGTGATGACAGCATAGAGCAAGAAATCAGGACTTTCTTGGCTCTGAAAGCACAGTCAGAAAACCTTGGAACAAAACCTCCCAGCCTGTCACACTCCATCCAGATGCCTTTGCCTTCTGATCCAAACAACCTCACCGGGACCCTTGAGCCTTCTCTGCCCAAAACACTGAAATTATCTCTGAGTCGGAAAAGGAGACTTAAAAGGGAAGGCAGAGCAGCAAAACAAGGGGCATCAAAAGCACCTGAACAGCTGGAGACAGGACTTTTCCAGGCAGGTAACTATTCCAAATTCCCTGTGCTCCAAGAGGAGCGCGCCCTGAGCAGCCCCGCAGAACTCCGGGATGCTCAGAGTAGTAAAGACccgaggcagcagcagctgatgtCTCCCAAATTGTCTGGCTCTGATGGCAGCAGATGTGTGGCCTTGGACTCTGTAAACCCTTTTCTGCAGGTTCAGAGTAGCACAAGAAAACctataaaaaaccccacccaaaccccaGAGAGGGAGGGGTCGGGTGATGAGAGCAGCTCTCTGGACAGTGATGAGGACCTGGATAGTGCTATCAAGGACCTGTTACGGTCTAAAAGGAAGTTAAAGAAGAAATCCAAGGACCAGAAAGCTCAGTGCAAGAAGAAAGTCAGATTCAGTGAGACAGAAACTCGGCTGCTGGATGAGTTCAGTAACCTCCAACAAAACGAGTGGAAATGTAAAAATCCCTCACTGCTGAAAAGCTGCCTCTCAAAACCAAGGAAAGCTGTGAGGGAGAATGCAGTCAGGAACCCTCCAGACAACATCAGACTTCCCAATGACAAGCCAGAAACCATGAAAAACCTGGAGTTTAACTTACAGCTTAAAAAAGGCAATAAACCTAAACCAGTTTCAAACCAGCGGGGGgctaaaaatagaaaatgtgcTTTCCCAGCTGTGTCGGACACCAGTGACAGCAGCTCAGTGGACAGTGATGACAGCATCGAGCAAGAAATCAGAAGGTTTTTGGCAGAAAAGGCTAAAGACTCTGCAAGCAATTCAGAGATGCAAAAAGGTGATGCAAGTCTGGACCTATTTAGAGCGACCAAACAAACTGGTaataaaggaaaagcaaagcagcagccGGTGGAAAATGAGATCGACCTCGTGCTGGGTCAGAGTAAAAAGACTGAGGTAGCTCAGCAAACTGAGGAGGTGAAAAACTCTCAGAGAACAGAAGGGAAAAGTGCAATGTTAGCTGGCAGCAGGAAATGTGCTTCCTCTGCAGAGAGTGTTCCTACTACTGGTCAGTCAAAAGCTAAGCAAGGACTGGGGGGGGTCAAAggtggtgctgctggggagTTACCTGGGAATGCAACAGGGAAAAGGAATGTCCGTAAcacagagccccccaaaaccagcagaaatGAAGGGTGTAAAGTGAGAAAAGTCATGAATGCAAAGCCCAGATCTAAAAGGAAGAATACCTTCCAACTAAAAATCTCAAGTAAATTTATTGCAGGTCTCAAATATGCCCGGGACAGGAAGAAATCGATGCTTTtgaacaaaaagcagaaagcagagtGTTTGCTCACCCAGAGCAGTGCCTTGGGAATGGAGGCAGCTTCCCAGGACGCAGGTGTACTTAACCCCTTGGCAAAAGGTGAATTTAGTGGGGAAATTACACCAGCAATAAAAGCACCCAGTTCTTCGCAGAAACTCACTGTGGGAGGGGCAAGTCCCCATGTAGCAGAAACCTGTGCAGGAGCTGAGGCTGCTCCTGTGTGTCTCAAAGTGGCAGCTGAGGGTTGCAGGAAGGCTGACACTCCAGGGCATCAGTCACACTCCAGCCTCCCCTCGCAGGAACCCAGtgtggcagcaggaaaagctgatAAGGTTTGCAGAGGAACCTCCAGAGCTGAGAACAGCCAGCTGTGGATCGAGGAAGGAGGTATCCACAAAGGCAGCTGGGCTGACTCCACTGTGCATCCCCCACACCCTGAGTGCAGTGTAGGAAAAGCAGATAAAGTCAGCAGAGACCTAGCTCAGCAGAGTGCTCAGGTGTGCAGTAAGGGAGGGAATAACCAGCTGGACAAGAGGCCAGATCCAAGTTTAGCTTGCCCAAGGCAGGAATTCAatgtgacagcagcagcagtggataACAGTGGAGGAGCATGTGCAGAAAACAGTGTGCAGATGTGtgttaaggaagaaaaagctgaCAGGCAGGAAGAAAGTCAGGTAACCAGCTccaaaatggaaggaaaaatacCTGTCCTGCAGAACAGCGAAGCTGCTAGTGAAGTGCACCAAGGGCAGGAATTTTTAACCAAAACCTGTTCAAAATTTACTGATCTACCTGCAGGGGACTGCCCAGGTTCCCTCATGGAAAAAAAGGTTTCAAATAt AGTGatctcagcagctgctccaagTCCTTTTGGATACCCAGAACCTCCTGCTAGCAGATGA
- the PIERCE1 gene encoding piercer of microtubule wall 1 protein isoform X2, with translation MAGPEQEVPRRFQELTFYRGYGQPPAHPRFRTANQSYGSRAPTVHELPNSFNILSHKFSDHLGKIGMVRNHGLNTSLEKSHCTGPDTFITAYEHRDFHPSYNASGPSHCRDQPL, from the exons ATGGCCGGCCCCGAGCAGGAGGTGCCCCGCCGCTTCCAGGAGCTCACCTTCTACCGCGGCTACGG GCAGCCGCCGGCTCACCCCCGGTTCCGGACCGCCAACCAGAGCTACGGCAGCAGGGCCCCCACGGTGCACGAGCTGCCG AACTCCTTCAACATCCTCTCGCACAAGTTTTCGGATCATCTGGGCAAGATTGGCATGGTCAGGAACCACGGCCTGAACACGTCCCTGGAGAAGAGCCACTGCACCGGCCCCGACACGTTCATCACCGCCTACGAGCACCGGGACTTCCACCCCAGCTACAACGCCAGCGGCCCCTCGCACTGCAGGGACCAGCCGCTGTAG
- the MRPS2 gene encoding small ribosomal subunit protein uS2m isoform X1 → MAVPRLLRAAAPRLYSTVPVPATAPAATRPRAEDDKLLTEPLSHPDFFSVKELFTLKDLFDARVHLGHKKGCRHRFMEPYIFGCRLGQDIIDLDQTMQHLQLALNFTAHVAYRGGIILFVSRKRQFCHLVESTARACGEYAHTRYWQGGLLTNASIQFGPGVRLPDLLVFLSTLNNVFEPHVAIRDAAKMNIPTVGVVDTNCNPCLITYPIPGNDDTPAAVELYCKLFRMTIIRAKDKRRHSEAIEELQSKAKGN, encoded by the exons ATGGCGGTGCCGCGGCTCCTGCGGGCAG CAGCCCCGCGGCTCTACAGCACCGTCCCGGTCCCGGCCACGGCCCCGGCAGCCACCCGGCCCCGCG CTGAGGATGACAAGCTGCTGACAGAGCCTCTCAGCCACCCCGACTTCTTCAGCGTGAAGGAGCTCTTCACCCTGAAAGATCTCTTTGACGCTCGGGTGCACCTGGGCCACAAAAAGGGGTGTCGGCACAG GTTCATGGAGCCCTACATCTTCGGCTGCCGCCTGGGTCAGGACATCATCGACCTGGATCAGACCatgcagcacctgcagctggcCCTCAACTTCACGGCCCACGTCGCCTACCGCGGGGGCATCATCCTGTTCGTCAGCCGCAAGCGCCAGTTCTGCCACCTGGTCGAGAGCACGGCGCGGGCCTGCGGGGAGTACGCGCACACCCGCTACTGGCAGGGAGGGCTTCTCACCAACGCCTCCATCCAGTTCGGCCCCGGCGTCCGCCTGCCCGACCTCCTCGTGTTCCTCAGCACCCTCAACAACGTCTTCGAGCCGCACGTGGCCATCCGGGATGCGGCCAAGATGAACATCCCCACCGTGGGGGTGGTGGACACGAACTGCAACCCGTGTTTGATCACCTACCCCATTCCCGGGAATGACGACACCCCCGCGGCCGTGGAGCTCTACTGCAAACTCTTCAGGATGACCATCATCCGTGCCAAGGACAAGAGGCGGCACAGCGAGGCCATcgaggagctgcagagcaaagccaAGGGCAATTAG
- the MRPS2 gene encoding small ribosomal subunit protein uS2m isoform X2, translating to MAVPRLLRAAPRLYSTVPVPATAPAATRPRAEDDKLLTEPLSHPDFFSVKELFTLKDLFDARVHLGHKKGCRHRFMEPYIFGCRLGQDIIDLDQTMQHLQLALNFTAHVAYRGGIILFVSRKRQFCHLVESTARACGEYAHTRYWQGGLLTNASIQFGPGVRLPDLLVFLSTLNNVFEPHVAIRDAAKMNIPTVGVVDTNCNPCLITYPIPGNDDTPAAVELYCKLFRMTIIRAKDKRRHSEAIEELQSKAKGN from the exons ATGGCGGTGCCGCGGCTCCTGCGGGCAG CCCCGCGGCTCTACAGCACCGTCCCGGTCCCGGCCACGGCCCCGGCAGCCACCCGGCCCCGCG CTGAGGATGACAAGCTGCTGACAGAGCCTCTCAGCCACCCCGACTTCTTCAGCGTGAAGGAGCTCTTCACCCTGAAAGATCTCTTTGACGCTCGGGTGCACCTGGGCCACAAAAAGGGGTGTCGGCACAG GTTCATGGAGCCCTACATCTTCGGCTGCCGCCTGGGTCAGGACATCATCGACCTGGATCAGACCatgcagcacctgcagctggcCCTCAACTTCACGGCCCACGTCGCCTACCGCGGGGGCATCATCCTGTTCGTCAGCCGCAAGCGCCAGTTCTGCCACCTGGTCGAGAGCACGGCGCGGGCCTGCGGGGAGTACGCGCACACCCGCTACTGGCAGGGAGGGCTTCTCACCAACGCCTCCATCCAGTTCGGCCCCGGCGTCCGCCTGCCCGACCTCCTCGTGTTCCTCAGCACCCTCAACAACGTCTTCGAGCCGCACGTGGCCATCCGGGATGCGGCCAAGATGAACATCCCCACCGTGGGGGTGGTGGACACGAACTGCAACCCGTGTTTGATCACCTACCCCATTCCCGGGAATGACGACACCCCCGCGGCCGTGGAGCTCTACTGCAAACTCTTCAGGATGACCATCATCCGTGCCAAGGACAAGAGGCGGCACAGCGAGGCCATcgaggagctgcagagcaaagccaAGGGCAATTAG